In the genome of Coxiella burnetii, the window CATTTCAACGGCGCCGTTAGGGCCAAAGAAATGATTAAAATCATTAATCGAAATATCTGATAGCGAGTTTTTAAAAACAGGGAAACGATTAAGGATGTGATCGTTATATTCAGGTATTACTTCGGAGGCCCACGCTGTATCTATATACCGACGCGACTCGGCTAATATTATTTTCCAAATGTTTTGTGTAATGGTGGTCGTCCATTGATTAATTACTGAAGGAGCATTTTGGGCGACTTTCCGTATAGCCGTAAGCGGATCGTCGTTGCTATGTTGCATTCGATTCACGGCGCTATCGTAAGCTGCTTTGATAGGATTGGTCGAGTTAACAATATTCTGCACGAATTCGCTAAGCGATTTCAAATTCTTTTGTAATGTGTCCTGGTTCTGATTATTCGCGAGATAATGGCTGAGTTCGTCTTGAGTAGCAGAAGAATTTGCTATTTTATTTAATAATTGCCATAGAGCCGATTTCGGATCACCCAGCAATTTAAGGTCATTAAGGCTTTCGTTTAGTGTCGTCGGCGCTTTGACAGCCATTTGTGCTAAACTTGTTTGCCAGGCAGAGAGATAATCTTTTACATAAATTTTTCTAATTTTCTTTATCAATGTCTTCACTTCGTCGGCAGTCAGCGGTTCTTTCCCAACTGACCCCATAACCCAATCACCGTGACTAAGGAGATGCACAAGTTGAGGGATTTGTTCATTATAAATTTCATTAAAGCGGTCAGGGTTATAGAAAGCAGGGATTTTTATTGTAGAGAAATCCGTTCCGGGAAAATTAAAAACGACAGGCGCACGTTGGTATTGATTTTGTAACATAGTAAATACGAGTTGTGGCAACGATTGTTTCTGTAAAACATCTTGCGTTTTTAAAATAATGTTTTCATCAGCCGGCCAACTCACTTGATGCAGTTGCAATAAGTAGTTTAAGTGAGACATTAACTTCTGTTGTTCATTAGGGTATTTCTCCTTCCAATAGTGAGAAAACCAATTTTTAACAACGGTGTCATTTCGGTGGGAAGGCTCGGTTAACATTAAATAAGTTTGGAGGGATCGATACAAGGCTAATTCGTTTTTATCAATATTGTTTTGAAGCTGTTTTGTAACTATTTCATCAAGGAAAAGTACAAAATTATTGCGTATCAGTTGTGTATACGTTCTTTGAAGCTGCTGGTGAAGATTTTTGCCTTGATTAAAGCCTATTTCGCCAAAGGGTAAGTTATCATTTTTCCACGCAGTCAATGCGGTTTGAATTCGATTGAGCCGAGAAAGCCAATCTGTGTCGTTTGGCAATTCGTGTAAATAAGTTTGGGCAGCATTTAGCACTTTTATATTTTATCGATAACTATGATGCCACATGCCAAAAGCGCTTAAAATTATAATGAGAGCCACTGGATAAATGATAAACCGACGTTGCCAACCACCAGTCGATTCAGCCGCTAATTTAGGCGGATTCTCAATCAATTTCTTAAAAAAGGTTTGAATGAAATAGGGTTTTTGGCGCCATTGTGAGGGATAAGTTTTAACCTCAGAAAGTGAGAATGATTTGGCGACAGCTTGAGTAAGGAGATTAACAGGGGAATCGCTTTGCTGACTGCTGGTGAAATAAACGTCCATTAATTGTTTTTTATCTAACAATAATCGGTCCAGCCATTGCTCTAAATTTTCAATCAGCTTTTCAAATTGGATCGGCACATCTTTTATTTGTGCTCGTCGAGCGAGACTTTGTTCATGGTGCAGTCGCCAAAATAAACGTTCAGAAATGCGATTAATAAAGGCAATTGAACGTTCTTTGATAAGCTCATGGAAAGCGAGGTTATCCTCGTTGCGTAAACTAAAGCCCAACGGCTGCTCTCGATCCTCGGATTCAAGATCACTAAAAAAATGGGTAAATCCATCCAGGCGATCGCATTGAGTGATAACGACGATGAGGGGAATAGGGCCTAACGCAAGCAAGGTTTGTAGCTGAGCACCCATGTCGTCGGCCAATGCGTCAAGTTCACCGGGAGCCTTGGAAAGCGTTAAATAATCGACCGTCAAAATAATCGCATTAAAAAGCGGTTTTCGTTTCTTCCATTTGAGTATCCTCAGAAAGGATTGCCATAAGTATTGATTTATTTCATCGCCTTCCCTTGCAAGACAATATTTGCCAGCGGGATCGATGAAGACGCCTTCGCTGCAAATCCACCAATCAATAGCCTGGGTATTTTTAACCGTTTTTAATGACTGTTGATGAGGAGAAATTAAATCTAGCCCCGAACGTGACAGTAAGGTCGTTTTTCCTGAATTTTTAGGGCCAAAAAGCAAGAGCCACGGTGTTTTCTTTCCACACAGTCGCCCGTTCACTTTTTTAATTGCCAAACGCGCTGTTTTTATTCGTTCTTGCAATTGTTTAATCAACGGTAACACAGGATCGAATTTAGGAAGTCTCTTATTACGTCTTATAATAAATTTCATGATATCGCTTTACTAATAGTAGCCGGAGTCATATTTTTTAAAGTTTGCCGGATGGGCGATGCCACTTTTTCAAGGCGGAAATGATACGGCAAATAGATGCCGATTAAAACAAGCGCTGTTACGCCAAGCGTTGCCCATACCGAGGGTAATCGAGAAATCCAATTTTTGGGAACGGGTTTCTCAGCGCTAGAAATAAACAAACGATTGGAGGATTCGCCGCGTTCCTCACGAATTAAATAATACAGCTTATCAACAAGCGGCTCCAGCTCTTGGTAATTTTTCTCGTTATATTTTCCTTTATATCCTAAACTCAAACAAAGATAGCCTAATTCTAAAAGATCAATATGAAGATCGGCGTCTTCGGCGCTTCGTTCGAGAATAATAAAGAAACGTTCGCCGCCCCAGGATTCATCCTGGAAGGTTTTCAATAATCCCAGACGCTGCCATTCGCTGTTTTCCCCCCACGGGGAATGCAGAATAATTTCATCGATTAACGCACAAAGAAAATAACGTGCCGCTAAAATGACGGGTGATCGGTAACCTAAGGAATGGGCTTTTTCTTCAAAGAGCTTTATTTCCGAGGATAGAGATTCGTAAAGTTTAGGCAAGTTAGGCGACTGCTCTTGATCACGTAATTGCGTTGCAATGGTGAGCAAAGGTGCACAAGCTGCTACCAGAGGATTAATCGCGATAGAGGCGTCAAAGACACTGTGTGTCTTTCCGTCTCTTACAGTCTCAAGAGGGGAGTTTGTGAGGATTTCTTTTGTCATTACGGCGTATTATACCTGCAATAAATTTGACCATCTACATTCTTCAAGCCCCGGCCTCGAAAGTGTGTGTTGACTCCCCTGCACAGCCACAAGTGAGCATTATATCACTTGATCCTTCTTTAACTTAATGATATTTTAAACCTTTCCAAGGAATACCCACGAGGAGGTAAGACTGACCCCCGGAATGCTGTAGATGTCTGACTCTCCATTCATACCGCCGCAAATTGAGCTTCAATACCGTCAAATTGATTTCGATTGCCCTTTAACCTTTACTCAAATTTGGTTGGCTAATGATCCATTAGAATCCCATTTTTTGAATTGGTTTTCTGTCAATACCGACATTGCTGAAGGTTACGGGATGCGGGCGATGCGGGGAATTTTACCGCAATTGAAAAACGCCCAGTTACTCGCCAACGCAAAATGCCTCATCAAACAGGAAGGCAGTCATCGCCGGCTGCACCATAAGCTCAATGAAGCGTTAACAACCTGGGGCTACGCTCGCATTCCTTTGATGATCAAAAAACAATACGATGAATTTTTCCCGTTGCTAGAGCCTGGCCGTGACTTAAAGGTTGCCTTGCGTGCCGCCTGTTTATTGGAAAACTTATCTGCCTATGCGTTGCGACGGTTTTTAATCCGGCTAGAAAAAGATTATAAAAATATCGACCCCATGATGGCCTATTTGTTCGGTTATCATGCGGCCGAAGAATTAGAACACAAAAGTGTTTGTTTCGATTGTTATACGGAAGTTTATGGTTGCATGCCAACGGAAGAGCCTAAGCACGCTTCCGAATGGCGATTGTTTAATGAGAAGCTTATGGAAAATCTAACAGAGAGTCTTTTGTATTTCATGATGATTGATCAGTTAAAAAGA includes:
- a CDS encoding ImcF-related family protein; this translates as MLNAAQTYLHELPNDTDWLSRLNRIQTALTAWKNDNLPFGEIGFNQGKNLHQQLQRTYTQLIRNNFVLFLDEIVTKQLQNNIDKNELALYRSLQTYLMLTEPSHRNDTVVKNWFSHYWKEKYPNEQQKLMSHLNYLLQLHQVSWPADENIILKTQDVLQKQSLPQLVFTMLQNQYQRAPVVFNFPGTDFSTIKIPAFYNPDRFNEIYNEQIPQLVHLLSHGDWVMGSVGKEPLTADEVKTLIKKIRKIYVKDYLSAWQTSLAQMAVKAPTTLNESLNDLKLLGDPKSALWQLLNKIANSSATQDELSHYLANNQNQDTLQKNLKSLSEFVQNIVNSTNPIKAAYDSAVNRMQHSNDDPLTAIRKVAQNAPSVINQWTTTITQNIWKIILAESRRYIDTAWASEVIPEYNDHILNRFPVFKNSLSDISINDFNHFFGPNGAVEMFFNHYLQPFVDTTQAYWTWKEVDGETLPIPQTKLDMLTRASMIQKMFYADNRKTPTLKFTLTPISLSPNVSRFALNIGGQMLAFEPGIKSPLKATWPGPDGNFVTFQFDTLSPDKPAKTLTGTWAWLRLLNLADLEATSDPKIFHLSLSLEGNTARYQLIAHSPINPYSAQLLSAFRCPNEL
- a CDS encoding type VI secretion protein IcmF/TssM N-terminal domain-containing protein; translation: MKFIIRRNKRLPKFDPVLPLIKQLQERIKTARLAIKKVNGRLCGKKTPWLLLFGPKNSGKTTLLSRSGLDLISPHQQSLKTVKNTQAIDWWICSEGVFIDPAGKYCLAREGDEINQYLWQSFLRILKWKKRKPLFNAIILTVDYLTLSKAPGELDALADDMGAQLQTLLALGPIPLIVVITQCDRLDGFTHFFSDLESEDREQPLGFSLRNEDNLAFHELIKERSIAFINRISERLFWRLHHEQSLARRAQIKDVPIQFEKLIENLEQWLDRLLLDKKQLMDVYFTSSQQSDSPVNLLTQAVAKSFSLSEVKTYPSQWRQKPYFIQTFFKKLIENPPKLAAESTGGWQRRFIIYPVALIIILSAFGMWHHSYR
- the icmH gene encoding type IVB secretion system protein IcmH/DotU — encoded protein: MTKEILTNSPLETVRDGKTHSVFDASIAINPLVAACAPLLTIATQLRDQEQSPNLPKLYESLSSEIKLFEEKAHSLGYRSPVILAARYFLCALIDEIILHSPWGENSEWQRLGLLKTFQDESWGGERFFIILERSAEDADLHIDLLELGYLCLSLGYKGKYNEKNYQELEPLVDKLYYLIREERGESSNRLFISSAEKPVPKNWISRLPSVWATLGVTALVLIGIYLPYHFRLEKVASPIRQTLKNMTPATISKAIS
- a CDS encoding metal-dependent hydrolase — its product is MSDSPFIPPQIELQYRQIDFDCPLTFTQIWLANDPLESHFLNWFSVNTDIAEGYGMRAMRGILPQLKNAQLLANAKCLIKQEGSHRRLHHKLNEALTTWGYARIPLMIKKQYDEFFPLLEPGRDLKVALRAACLLENLSAYALRRFLIRLEKDYKNIDPMMAYLFGYHAAEELEHKSVCFDCYTEVYGCMPTEEPKHASEWRLFNEKLMENLTESLLYFMMIDQLKRGEKVERDKEKLRKQIFGTNGIFPRESDYESYGKLGFHPWHIDDLPFVQRWDNDWAPYFRQVLS